CTCAGCAGAATCCGTCCGCATGTCAGCCAGGTCAGCAGCCCTGGCTAATTCTGCcagaagagctctctggctcaagacttggtCAGGAGACATTGCGTCCAAGTCTAAGTTATGTGGGATTCCCTTTACAGGAGATCTCCTATTTGGTCCCGACCTGGAGTCAGTCTTAGACCGCACGGCGGATAAGAAAAAATCTTTTCCGTTTAAACGTAAAACTCCACAAAAAGGGAGAGGGTTTCGTCCCCAGAGACAAACGGGGGTCCCGAAACCAGAGACTCAAAAAAGGATCTGGACACCTAGGGGTAGGGGAAGAGGAGCGATTTTTCGCCCACCTGAccagccccccaaaaaacaatgactcccagatcagagtggggggaaggttgggggccttcctcccacaatgggagtcTTTTTCCCCAAACAGGTACGTATTGGCGATAGTGAGAAGGGGGTATTCCCTAGAGTTCTCATCCCTTCCGCCACAGAGGTACCTGGTCACTCAGCTTCCCAGAGCCAAGGAAAAAGCAGAAGCTCTAGTGGGGGCCttgagggatctggaggtccaaaatgttgtttgcagagtcccaaaaggagaggagaaaagagggttTTACTCCCACGTTTTCGTGGTAAAGAAACCCTCTGGCAAGtacaggttaatcctaaaccTGAAACCGCTGAACAAGTCAGTAACATACAAAAGATTCCGTATGGAGTCAATTTTCACGGTAAGGGCCCTCCTACCACAGAATTGCTTTATGGTCTCCCTGGACCTcagggacgcgtacctgcacgtaCCCATTGCAGAGGGGTCTCAGGAGTTTCTACGGCTAGCGATAGACTTGGGAACTTCGGTGGTGCACCTACAGTTCCAGGCCTTGCCATTCGGTCTATCCTCCTCACCCCgcgtgttcacaaaggtcctggCGGAACCAATAGCTTTTCTGCGTCTTCAGGGAGTGGGtataatagcgtacctggacgacctgcttcttttTGCAGCCTCTCCGGAACAAGTATCCAGGGACCTGGAACTAACCAAAAAGACCCTTATGGACCTAGGTTGGCTGTTAAACCTGGAAAAATCCAGTCTAATACCATCGCAGCGCATTCCTTATTTAGGGTACACCCTGGACTCCACCCTGCTAAGGGTCTTCCTTCCATTAGAGAAGGCTCTAAAGTTAGAAAAGTCGGTATCTGccctccagggcagccatcaggtttCAATCAGATTCCTGATGTCAACACTAGGACTGTTAACTTCCACTCTACCGGCAGTCCAGtgggcagggattcactttcgGGCCCTGCAGGCCTTTGTACTCAGAATCTGGGACCACAGCTCAGAACACCTAGACGTCCTGGTACAGGTCCCAAGTCAGGTAAagagatccctctggtggtggagaaagatcACCAATTTGTCGCAGGGTCGTCTATGGCATATCCGGTCTCCACTGGTTGTCACCACAGACGCCAGCggcagaggttggggggctcaccTGGGTGTACTTCCAGCACAGGGTGTTTGGGAAGTGGCAGAGCTGAAACATTCCTCCAactggaaggagctgagggcGATCGGTTTAGCTCTCATCTTCTTTCAGGAGAGACTTCGAGGACACCACGTCCAGGTGAGGTCAGACAATGCGTCGGCCGTGGCCTATGTGAACAAACAGGGTGGCACCAGGTGTGTAGCCCTGTCGGCCATAACAACAAGAATCTTTCGCTGGGCCGAAACAAACACCCTGTCCTTATCAGCAGTTTTTCTAAGGGGAATAGAAAACAGTACAGCGGATTTCCTCAGTCGAAGTCAACTGAGGGAAGACGAGTGGTCCCTCAATCAGGAGGTCTTCCATCTTTTGGTCAAGAGATGGGGGTCTCCGGAGATAGATCTCTTCGCATCCAGGGAGAACGCAAAAACACATTGGTTTTTCTCTCGGGGCAGGGGAGAGGGAGCAAGAGGGATAGATGCCCTATCCCAGAGCTGGCGATTCGGGATTTGTTACGCCTTCCCACCCCCAGCTCTTCTACCACTGGTCCTGAGAAAATTTCAGCTGGAGAACACCTCACTTATCCTTGTGGCACCCCactggcccaagagggcttgGTTTTCGGTTCTCAAGCAACTGACCACAGaaccccctctttttcttcctcttcgagaggatctcctctcgcaGGGTCCAGTTCTATGCCCACAGGTACACAGGTGGAACCTTGCGGCGTGGTTACTGAGGAGTCCTTGCTGAGGTCCAGAGGTTTTTCGGACAAACTGACTGCCACCCTTCTTAACAGTAGGAAGAAGGAGACACGTTCTATTTATAGAAAAGTTTGGCTTCGTTTTAATACTTGGTGCCAGGAATTTTCCTTTCCAACACAAAGCCACAAGTCCGTTCTAGAGTTTCTCCAGTGCGGAGCGGATAAAGGCTTGTCAGTGAGTACCCTTAAAGGCCAGGTCTCAGCCCTCAGTGTGTTTCTAGAGAGCCCTCTAGCCTCCAATCCTTGGGTCATCAGGTTCTTTAGGGCTTTGTCCAGACAGAAACCTTCCCAGGGACCTCCCTTCTCAAGTGGGATCTATCACTAGTTTTACAGGTGCTAACAGGGTTGCCCTTTGAACCCTTAGACAAGTGTTCGTTAAAGGATTTAACGTTTAAAACAGTCTTTTTAGTTGCAGTGACTACTGCCAGGAGGGTCAGTGAATTGGAAGCCCTGTCCATTCGTCCTcctttttgtgtaatttttccGGATCGGGTTGTTTTTAAAACCGATCCGGCTTTCCTTCCGAAAGTGGCTTCCAAGTTTCATAGAAGCCAGGAGGTTGTGTTACCTTCATTTTGTTCCAATCCCTCTGGTGAAAGGGAATTTAAGTTTAGTACACTAGATGTTAGGAGATGCATCCTACAGTACTTGGAGCTGACTCAGGCTTTTAGGAAGTCAGactctttgtttgttttgttttctgggacCAGAAAGGGACAGAAAGCGTCTCGGCGCACAATTGCTAGGTGGCTTAGACTAGTTATTGGGCAGGCTTACTCCTTGACTGGTAGGGAAGTCCCTACAGGAATAAAGGCACACTCTACTCGAGCGGTGGCTACTTCTCAGGCTGAAAGGGCTGGAGCGACGCCAGATCAAATATGCAAAGCCGCAACTTGGTCCAGCTACGCCACTTTCATCAAGCATTATAGAGTAGACTTGGTGTCAGCAGGTGAACAAGCCTTTGGGAGAAAAGTCTTGCAAGCCGTGGTCCCACCCTAAATTGTAAGTACTCGATTATCctctcaagttgtggctgtcctgaaagacggatagggaaaaatggagttacacttaccggtaacgtcctttccagtagtctttcaggacagccctagtTACCCTCCCGAAAAGTTGGAAGAAGGGGTTTCTAATCCAGGAACATAGTATGATATTGATGTGTTAACTATGGATTactaacatgttcttgtgtctccccagcggaccggagtgctcgtataaaaactgaggtctagcagggggaggagagattttaaaggctgtgcagtgtttcctaaggaagaggaggagcctatctctcaagttgtggctgtcctgaaagactactggaaaggacgttaccggtaagtgtaactccctttttttggggttttaaagcagttgggtttatgtccctttttttttcagacgcaaaattttgggttcagaagcgttttatttttgcgttttaaactttgggagggtctacaatgtctttgagataagcgctg
This sequence is a window from Rana temporaria chromosome 10, aRanTem1.1, whole genome shotgun sequence. Protein-coding genes within it:
- the LOC120915322 gene encoding uncharacterized protein LOC120915322 is translated as MGVFFPKQVRIGDSEKGVFPRVLIPSATEVPGHSASQSQGKSRSSSGGLEGSGGPKCCLQSPKRRGEKRVLLPRFRGKETLWQVQVNPKPETAEQVSNIQKIPYGVNFHGKGPPTTELLYGLPGPQGRVPARTHCRGVSGVSTASDRLGNFGGAPTVPGLAIRSILLTPRVHKGPGGTNSFSASSGSGYNSVPGRPASFCSLSGTSIQGPGTNQKDPYGPRLAVKPGKIQSNTIAAHSLFRVHPGLHPAKGLPSIREGSKVRKVGICPPGQPSGFNQIPDVNTRTVNFHSTGSPVGRDSLSGPAGLCTQNLGPQLRTPRRPGTGPKSGKEIPLVVEKDHQFVAGSSMAYPVSTGCHHRRQRQRLGGSPGCTSSTGCLGSGRAETFLQLEGAEGDRFSSHLLSGETSRTPRPGEVRQCVGRGLCEQTGWHQVCSPVGHNNKNLSLGRNKHPVLISSFSKGNRKQYSGFPQSKSTEGRRVVPQSGGLPSFGQEMGVSGDRSLRIQGERKNTLVFLSGQGRGSKRDRCPIPELAIRDLLRLPTPSSSTTGPEKISAGEHLTYPCGTPLAQEGLVFGSQATDHRTPSFSSSSRGSPLAGSSSMPTGTQVEPCGVVTEESLLRSRGFSDKLTATLLNSRKKETRSIYRKVWLRFNTWCQEFSFPTQSHKSVLEFLQCGADKGLSVSTLKGQVSALSVFLESPLASNPWVIRFFRALSRQKPSQGPPFSSGIYH